In Leptospiraceae bacterium, one DNA window encodes the following:
- a CDS encoding septal ring lytic transglycosylase RlpA family protein: MAKYIIFLVLLLETFCSTTESSRKISASGDPDDIFFEKDSSKPQKKERSFRDGDESSTRSIQNELDEPNLMANNDSKEIPQKKDTGKFDEIGMSSWYGKQFHGKKTASGESYDRFKLTAAHKTLPLGSVVRVRNLENDKEAVVTINDRGPFVEGRIIDVSEKAAEILNMKDSGVAKVGITLVKKGEEKSEDSLQKDEDSEDIDDSSSGSLDDEEEEVVEDSNERPYKLKTDKSPKRKVATKQSPRGYTVQVGVFKEKNRAMKFQESLKGDYKQKVYMYPRQGSFIVQIGDFPNREKAESLRNQLKENGIPAFIPKK; this comes from the coding sequence ATGGCAAAATATATTATATTCTTAGTTTTACTTTTGGAAACTTTTTGCAGTACTACAGAATCTAGTCGCAAAATCAGTGCATCCGGAGATCCGGATGATATTTTCTTTGAGAAAGATTCTTCCAAGCCTCAAAAGAAGGAAAGGTCTTTTCGGGACGGAGACGAATCTTCTACTCGATCTATTCAAAATGAATTGGATGAGCCAAACTTGATGGCGAATAATGATTCAAAAGAAATTCCGCAAAAGAAAGATACCGGGAAATTTGACGAGATTGGGATGTCTTCGTGGTATGGAAAACAATTTCATGGGAAAAAGACTGCATCCGGAGAAAGCTACGATAGGTTTAAGTTGACCGCTGCACACAAAACTCTCCCTTTAGGCTCTGTTGTAAGAGTGAGGAATTTAGAAAACGATAAAGAAGCAGTAGTCACTATTAATGATAGAGGACCGTTTGTAGAAGGAAGGATTATAGATGTGTCTGAAAAAGCAGCTGAAATATTGAATATGAAAGATTCAGGAGTTGCCAAAGTAGGAATCACACTTGTAAAAAAAGGTGAAGAGAAAAGTGAAGACTCTCTGCAAAAAGATGAAGATTCGGAAGATATAGATGACTCGTCTTCAGGCTCTTTGGACGACGAAGAAGAAGAGGTTGTCGAGGATTCCAATGAGAGGCCTTATAAATTAAAAACCGATAAATCACCTAAGAGAAAAGTTGCAACAAAACAAAGCCCAAGAGGTTACACTGTACAAGTTGGTGTGTTTAAAGAAAAAAATCGGGCGATGAAATTTCAGGAATCTTTAAAAGGAGACTACAAACAAAAAGTGTACATGTATCCAAGACAAGGAAGTTTCATTGTACAAATCGGAGATTTCCCAAACAGAGAAAAAGCTGAAAGCCTAAGAAATCAGTTAAAAGAAAATGGGATACCGGCTTTTATTCCAAAAAAATAA